Genomic segment of Bacteroides stercoris ATCC 43183:
TGATTTGTACGCAAGGACCTGAATATTCCGTATCGCGGAAGTCACGGACAAACGTACCCGACGCACGCAACTCGTTGTAGAGGTTATCTCCCAGACGAGAGTTCAACTCGGCCACTACCGAATTCATCTTGTTATTCATGCGATAACCGCTGTTGCCGAAATAGTAAGTGGTGGAATTTGCTCCGTACACATCTTTATAAGAGTTGTTGTGCTGGTAGCGTACGGCAAGTTTATGCTTTTCGCTGATATTCCAGTCCACACGTGCCAGAAGACCGAAAGATTTCTGTTCGATATCACGTTCACCGTAAGTTTCTTCTATACCGGTGAGCTTCTTGTATTGGTCGGCAATCTGCTTGGCAGTGGCGCTGGTGATGTAATTAGTGGTATATCCCGGATAAGTGCTTGAAGGATAGCTGTTCTTCTTACCTTCTGCACTGACAAAGTAGAACAGTTTGTTCTTGATAATGGCACCACCCAACGTACCACCGTAGGTACGGTCGAACTGCTGGGACATCGGCGACTTTTCGTAACCGCGTACGGCACTATACTTGCCATACATATTCTGGTTGTTGAAATAAGTGTAAGCGGAACCGTGGGTTTCGTTCGTACCCTGCTTGGTGATGGCGTTGATACCGCCGCCCGTAAATCCGCTTTGGCGAACGTCGTAGGGAGCCACCACTACCTGAATTTCCTGAATGGCATCCATAGAAATAGGATTGGCGCCTGTCTGAGCACCGTTCGTACCACCGGCAGAAAGACCGAACACATCGTTGGCCACCGTACCGTCAATCTGGAAACTGTTGTAACGGTTGTTGGAGCCTACGAAAGTGATACCGCCGTTTTTGGAAGTCATAGCCAACGGACTGTTCTTCACGATGTCGTAGATGTTACGGTCTACAGTCGGAGTATTTTCAATAGAGTTGGCAGAGAAGTTGGTAGCAGCACCGCTTTGTGTTTTGGCATCGGCTACGACAACCACTTCATCCAGCAATTCCGAACTGGGGTGCAGTTTTACGTTTTGTGTATAAGTGTTACCTAATTCCAACATGATACCGGTGAACACTGCGCTCTGATAACCTACATAAGACACTGTAAGCTTGTACGGACCACCCGTACGCATACCCTGAATCGTGTAACGTCCATCCACATTGGTAATAGCACCGTACTGTGTACCGGAAGGCTCATGAACGGCAACAATCGTCGCTCCGATTACCGTCTCATTCTGTTCGTCGGTCACCTTACCGCTGATAGCGGAAGTCGTAACCTGCGCATTTACGCCCGCAGCCGTCAGAACCAGCATAAACGTAAAAATAAGTCTTAACACTTTTAACATAATAGCTTTTAATTAGTTTCTTAAAATGTTATATTTTTGAAAACATTGGCAAAGATAAGCAAAATAATATATAAATGCATTACAATCATGCTACATTTTTTAAGAATTAAGCCTGATTTTATTTGTCGCATAACCGACCCGCCATGCTTCTTATAAAGACAAACAATACTATGCCATCCTCTACCACCGCCTTTTCTTCTTGCAGGCTTTCTGCAATGCCACACCGAACAGGCAGCAAGCACATTTCAATTCTCTTGGGGAGAGTTTATCCAAATTGTCGAGAATACCGGAAATCGAGTAGTTTTTATCAAGAAACTCATAAGGATCGGCGGCTTCTTCCAAATCCTGCTTTATCAGGCAGGTGCATAGAGGACTTTTATCCATTAGTTTATTTTTTGGGGTTATGTAAGGGGTTATCTTATCTGCTTTACAAAAACATGTTTGGGAAACACCCGCATCGAAAAAATGCACCTCACTCCCCTTACGGAAAGAAAGATGCTCAAAGATAACACTTTTTGCTATTATTTGCATGATTATGGATAAATAATACAATAAAAAGAAGAAATGACCCGCATGACAGAAACATTACCTGATCTTACTTATCGTTATCAAATTTTGAAGCCTGTAACCACCGCAGCAACAGCTTGTACCGAATTTGCTAAGAGTGAGCAAGAACACCTCACTGTATAACAATATCATCCACTCCGAGTACTCGTAAAAAGTTTACTACTGAACTATCTCAATGCTCAAGTAGTGATATATCACAATCCAAATCCTAACCCGAAAGGTAACGGCAACAAACATATCCTCAAAAAGAGACGCGGACTACACCGACTCCACGAATAAAAACATCTCGTGAAATCCGCGTAATCCGCGCCTTTTCAAATCTCTGTCTGACAGCTTATATCAGCAATATGCTATACAGCCGCTTTCTGCAAAGAGTCTTCAACGTATTCGAACTTTCCTTTGCCAATCACTTTATACTGTATGGTATAGGTAGTGGTAGAGCTACCATCGTATATACCGAAGTTTATCGTATAAATTACGTCTACACCATTATCGGCTGGTGCAGCATCAGCATAAAGGACTTCCAGTGCATGCGGGAAGGCTTCGGGCAGACGCTCCCACATCAGTGCAGTGATTTCATCGGAAGACATGCCATCGTACGTGCCCTGTCCTTGCCATGCGCTTACGCGGAAGTCGAAGTTGTTCTGATAAGCCGAACCGCCGTAATAGTAATCATTATTGCCATAAGAGGTTACGTATTCAGAATGATTCTCTTTTACCCAATCCGTAATGGCCTGATAGAATGCAGATACTTCAGCATTATTTTTCTCTACGGGCAGATTGATGAGGATGCTCGGAGAATACAACCATTCCGTACCGTTGTAAGCGTAAGGTCTTGTTTCAATAACGATGTTGTCACAGTATTGCCATACGTTAACGGTGTCGTTGTAGATGTACTGGTCGGCATTGGCCTGGTATTTACCACTACCTGCATAATAACGGTAGATTACGGTGCAAGTGTCGCCGCCTATCGGGTAAAGCAGTTCATCGGCATTAGTCAAATAACGCGGAATGTAGTTTTCTGCCTTGACGGTAGAACTGAAAGAATAGTCCTTACCCGGTTGTCCGTCATCAGTACCCATGCTCGTATAATCATCCAATGCAATAAATTGTGCCGCAGCAGAGTTTTTAAAGAGTTCCCACTTGTTCTTTTTACGTTCATACAAAGCAAAACGCAGTTCAGTATTGACTACAGTAGGAATGTCCTTACCCACTACGATATTGTCAATCTGATAACTGGTAGTTTTACCTTCTTCCGGATCTCCTGTATAGTGGAAAGCAATATGAATAGTCTTATCCGCATAATCATCCAAATTCATGATGCCTGCTTGACCAAAGTCTCCCCAGTTTTTTGCAGGTTCTTGAGGAATTGTAAACTTACTTGTCACATCATCCCAAGTCGCCTTAGTTACATCCTTACCGTCAAAATCGGTTGAAATGAGTACTTGCAAGCCGTCATGTTTCCAATATCCTACTTTAACATCCCATGCAAACTTCTTGTCGGCTCCTTCTACTTTAATGGCAGGAGTTACCAACCAAGCTTCCGCAGGACCGTCAGCCTTGTTGGCTGTAAATTGCAGATACTTATTCTTACTGTATTCGCCTACAGTCCATTTATTACCTTTAGCACTGATGTACCAACCGGATATTTTCTCCAAATCACCCTTGGTCAAATCTTCAAAATCGTATTTGGCAATAGGGGTTTCCACTTTTTCCGGTTTAGCATCCTTATTGTACTGATACTCTATGAAAGAGAATGCACCGTCCTCGGCATCAGCATACTTTTCATTCAGTATCTTATACATTTTACTTTCTGTATCCTCATTCAGATAGGCTCCATAATACCCTTCTCCATGAATAATAGTATAATCTTCTTCTGTGAGTTGCAGATACGGAATATCGTTATACTTGGGGTATACCGTCTTGAAACGATACGTAATCTTTGCCGAGGAGTTCAAATCCGCTCCCAGGTAAGTTTTGGCCAACCAGTCCGGTATGTAATCATCAGGCATGGCATCAGCAGAGAAGTATTTGTTCTTCTTCACATCCTTGCCCATCGCATCGTAATCGGCATCGGTAAGCGTGTAAACAATCTTGGCAACATCAGTAGGACGCCCACCTTCATCGTAACCAGGGAAGTTGTCCTCGTTGTAATCGCAGCCCGTCATCAGAAAAGCGGCCGCACACAAACTGTATATAAACTTTTTATTCATAATCGTAGTTCTTAAAGGTTTAGAAATTGAACTTCAGTCTTACGGAGTAAGTACGTCCAAAGCCGTAGAGTACACGTGTAGCCGTCTCCCAGTTGTGGCTGCCGCCATCACGGGCATCAGCGATGTATTCCTGGTCGAAGAGGTTGTTGACGTTACCGCTCAGTGTAGCGCGTACCTTACCAAAGTCGAAAGAGTATCCCGCACTCAGGTCGAACGTGCTGTACGAGGGAATCTCCCATGGGCTAACCACTACGATTTCATCGCCGAAACCGGCATTGCCTGCATCGATGTCATAGTCGGCAAAGTTACGCGCAAAGAAGTTCCAGTCTGCCGAAATACGCAATCCCTTCATAGGACGGATGTTCACGCCCAGAGCGGCCGTAGTCTGCGCTGAACCGCCTACGTATACATTATCCATTTTAATATTGGCCTTGTAG
This window contains:
- a CDS encoding choice-of-anchor J domain-containing protein yields the protein MNKKFIYSLCAAAFLMTGCDYNEDNFPGYDEGGRPTDVAKIVYTLTDADYDAMGKDVKKNKYFSADAMPDDYIPDWLAKTYLGADLNSSAKITYRFKTVYPKYNDIPYLQLTEEDYTIIHGEGYYGAYLNEDTESKMYKILNEKYADAEDGAFSFIEYQYNKDAKPEKVETPIAKYDFEDLTKGDLEKISGWYISAKGNKWTVGEYSKNKYLQFTANKADGPAEAWLVTPAIKVEGADKKFAWDVKVGYWKHDGLQVLISTDFDGKDVTKATWDDVTSKFTIPQEPAKNWGDFGQAGIMNLDDYADKTIHIAFHYTGDPEEGKTTSYQIDNIVVGKDIPTVVNTELRFALYERKKNKWELFKNSAAAQFIALDDYTSMGTDDGQPGKDYSFSSTVKAENYIPRYLTNADELLYPIGGDTCTVIYRYYAGSGKYQANADQYIYNDTVNVWQYCDNIVIETRPYAYNGTEWLYSPSILINLPVEKNNAEVSAFYQAITDWVKENHSEYVTSYGNNDYYYGGSAYQNNFDFRVSAWQGQGTYDGMSSDEITALMWERLPEAFPHALEVLYADAAPADNGVDVIYTINFGIYDGSSTTTYTIQYKVIGKGKFEYVEDSLQKAAV